The DNA window CCGGGGGGGGAATCCCGCCGGGGGTTGCCGTCTGCCAGCCGGTTGCTGCATCCGAAGAGGAGCTCCGGCTGATCCATACGCCCGAGCATGTCCGGATGATCCGGCAGTTCTCGGAGTTTGGGGGTGTTAGGTTCATCGATCCCGATACCTATGTCACCTCACGCTCGTTTGAAGTCGCCTCATATGCCGCCGGATCATCAATCAATGCGGCAGAACGCGCCCTTGATGGGGAGCGGCCGTTTGCGCTCGTCCGGCCTCCGGGCCACCATGCCGAACCGGACAGGGCGATGGGGTTCTGCCTCTTCAATAATGCCGCGATAGCCGCCGCCTCCATCCTGACGACGATGGACCGGGTCGCGATCCTCGACTGGGATGTCCATCATGGCAACGGCACCCAGAAGGCCTTCTACCGGAGTGACCGTGCCCTCTTCCTCTCGATCCACCAGAGTAACAGCTTCCCCCGGACCGGGTGGATCGATGAGATCGGGGAGGGGCCGGGGCGGGGGTACACCCTCAATGCACCGATTCATCCGGGGGGGACGATCACCGATTTCCGTCACATCATCTCGGAGATCTTCATCCCTGCGATTCAGCGGTTCCGGCCTGATGCCCTGATCATCTCGGCAGGCCAGGATGCACTTGACGATGATCCCCTCGCTGAGATGCATCTCGTTCCTGAGGATTACGGGGTGCTGACCCGTCTTGTGACCGATGCCCTCGACATCCCGACTGCCCTCATCCTCGAAGGGGGGTACGGGCCTTCGATGGGGAGATCCCTCGATGCCATCTTCTCTGCGCTGAAGGGGGATCCCGTCAGGATTCCTGATATCGGAGAGGTGCGATCAAGTACCAGGCGGATAGGAGAACTTCTCAAACGGGTGCAGATGTAGCAAAGGTTTATTGACTTTGGTACTAACAATGCGGGTATGGCAGATGCTATCATGCCCGGCCAGGCGGTCCGGTACGGCCCGACCGGGACAGTCGGGACGATCATCAGGATCGAAGAGATTGGTGGCCGGAAATTTGGCCTCATCGATACGACAGATCTCCTCTATCGTCTCGATCTCCTTGTCCCGGTCATAATAAGGGATGGAAAAGCGAAGAAAGCCCCCACCGACGCGCGAGAGGCGATCACTGAAGAGAGGATCCGCGAGAAGGTTGCCGCGGAGAGCGCCTGGCTCAATGTCGATGGGAGCTGTGAGGGAGGGGGATAACCCCTTACCTGTTTATCGGGATCGTCGTCAGTTTCACCGACTCAACCCCTTTCTGTGACATCAGGCGTTCTGCAACGGCTTTGATCTCTCCTGCATCCCCCCTGACCAGGATCACCTCAAGGCAGCGGTCATGGGTGACATGGGAATGGAGCGATGCCTGGATGAGGCTCATATAGTCGTGCTGGATCTCGGTGAGTGTCTGGATGAGGCCACGGTGTTCGTGTTCATAGACGATGGTGATGACACCCTGCCGTTCACCCTTGACGTCACTCATCCACTGGTAGTAGGTGATGTAGCTCCTGATGGCATCCCTGATCCCCTCGGACCGTGATGAGTACCCGCGTACACCGATGATGTCATCGAACCTGTCAAGGAGGTTCTTTGGAAGTGATATTCCAATACGTGATAATTCTGAATCTCCAGTCATAGACCTTCCTTAAAGTATCTACTGCCTGATGGGTTATTACAATTTCGGAAAAAACAGGGAGTATATGACATACAATGTATGTAGTGGCAGACCGGTGGGCGGCATCCCTCCCCCCCGCGGACACACTGAGATATTATCTATGAGAAGAACGATTATATAGGCTAGGGAGGTTTGAATTTCTTTGCATGATCCAACAATACCAACGATAAATATAGGCGTCGTCGGCCACGTCGACCACGGAAAAACGACGCTCGTCTCCGGGGTGACCGGCACATGGACCGATCGCCACAGTGAAGAGTTAAAACGGGGGATCTCGATCCGTCTCGGGTACGCCGATGCGACGTTTTATAAATGCGAGAACTGTGAAGGGCCGGAGATCTATTCGGCAGATGGCACCTGCCGCTCCTGCGGAGGAAAGGCAGAGCCGTTCCGGTCGATCTCGTTTGTGGATGCTCCGGGCCACGAGACCCTGATGGCAACGATGCTCTCGGGTTCTGCGATCATGGATGGTGCGATGCTCGTCATCGCGGCGAACGAGCCATGCCCGCAGCCCCAGACGAAAGAGCACCTGATGGCCCTTGAACTGACCGGGATCACCAGGATCATCATCGTCCAGAACAAGATCGATGTCGTCACCCAGCAGGCGGCACTTGAGAACTATAAGCAGATCAAGAAGTTCGTCAAGGGAACCGTTGCAGAGAATGCACCGATTGTTCCGGTCTCCGCCCAGAAGGGGATCAACTTCTCAGCCCTCATCGGTGCCCTCGATGAGACGATCCCGGAGATGGATCGTGACCCCGATGCATCGCCGCTTCTTCTCCTCGCGCGCTCGTTTGATATCAACAAGCCGGGTGTCGGGTGGAAGGATATCCGGGGCGGTGTCATCGGCGGGTCGCTCATCAGAGGTATCCTCCGCGATGGCGATGATATCGAGATCCGGCCCGGGCGACAGCATACCATCGAGAACAGGACCATCTGGGAGCCGATCCGCACCAGGATCACCTCGATGCATATGGGTGTGAAGAAGATCAGCGTCGCAACACCAGGCGGCCTGACCGGGATTGCAACCAAGCTCGATCCGGCGATCACAAAGAGCGATACCCTCGTCGGCCAGGTGGCAGGCCATCCGGATGCACTCCCCCCTGTCTGGGAGAAGATGAAGTTTAAGGTCACCCTGATGGAGCGGGTCGTCGGTGCCAGCTCCGAGCAGGTGATCGAGCCGCTGAAGCATAAGGAGCCGCTGATGCTCTCCGTCGGGACGGCGGTGACGGTCGGTATCGTCACCGGGGCGAAGAAGGATATCGTCGATGTCATCCTGAAGCGTCCCGTCTGTGCCGAGCTTGGATCCCGTATCGCCATCTCGCGGCAGGTGGGTGGACGATGGCGACTGATCGGGATGGGAATCCTCACCGAGTAGTGATTCTGCTGGATACAAATGCACTCCTCATCCCGTCGCGATCCGGTGTTGATATCTTCTCCGGCCTCCTTGAGATCGTCGGGGCATTTGAGCCGGTCGTTCCGGCCGAGGTGGTGAGTGAGCTGCACGGGCTTGCACAGGGAAGGGGGAAGTCGGCAGCGGCGGCACGTTTCGGCCTCACGCTCGCCTCCCGGTGCAGAATCCTCCCGAAACGGGATGAAGAGGTGCCGGCCGATGCGATCATCTCCCTCCATGCAGGAGAGCTCTCCTGCCCGGTACTGACAAACGACCGAGAGTTAAAGGAACGCCTCTTTGAAGAGGGGGTTCCTGTTATAGTATTACGAAACCAGAAACGATTGGAACTCATCAGAAAGTAGGAGAGCCTATGTATTACAAACTGAAACTGAACGATAAGGTTCGTGTTCCTGCCCACCGCCTGGGAGAGGATCTCAGGGTCGTCCTCCTTGATGTCCTTCAGGAGCAGCTCGAAGGGAGTATCGACAAGGATCTTGGGATCTTCATCGCCGTCACCGCAATCGACCAGATCGGTGAGGGGGAGATCATCCCGGGTGACGGGTCCGTCTACTTTGATACAACCTTCGAGGCGATTGCGCTGCGGATCGCCCTCCAGGAGATCCTTGAGGGGCTCGTCGTCGAGACGACCGGGTTTGGCGCTTTTGTGAGCCTCGGCCCCATCGATGCGATGCTCCACGTCAGCCAGATCTCAGATGACTATATCAGCCATGATGAGAAGAACTCCCGCCTCGTCTGCCAGCAGACGAACCGGACGATCGGTGTCGGCGACACCGTCAGGGCACGGATCGTCGCATTATCCCTCAACGAGCGGGAGCCGCGTGAAAGTAAGATCGGCCTGACGATGCGGCAGGCAGGCCTTGGATCCGCGCAATGGCTTGAGGACGAACACCAGAAAGAGCTTTCGGAGAAGACAGACCATGGCCGCACGTAAGAAGGTCGATCATGTCTGCCGGAAGTGCCACCGGGTTCTTGACGCAGATAAGGAGGCATGCATCATCTGTGGTGACAGCAGCCTCTCCACAGACTGGCAGGGATACCTGATCATCATCGACCCGAAGCGATCCGCGATCGCAGAGAGGATGAATATCGACCTTCCAGGAAGGTATGCATTGAAGGTTCGTTGATGCTCAGGCTTCCCGATGAGTTCCGCGACCTCTTCAAGAGGCCTTTTGGAATACTTTTTGCAACCATCGACGAGGTGATCCCCCACCTCTCCGGGCGAACAGTCTGCACCGTCGGGGATGTCGTCACCGACTCGCTCCTCTCGCGCGGCATCTACCCCGATATTGCGATCATCGACGGGTACACGATGCGGTCACCGTTTCTGAAGACGCCGCTGTATGCAGGGGCGCGGACGATCAACGTCGCCAATCCTGCAGGAATGATCACAGACGAGCTCATCTCCGGGCTTCAGGATGCCGTCTCTGATACACCGGCTCTCGTCTTCGTCGATGGTGAGGAGGATCTCGCCGTGATCCCCCTCGTCCTGGCTGCCTCCGATGGGACGGTCATCCTCTACGGCCAGCCGAATGAAGGGGTCGTCATGCGGGTCGTCGATGAAGAGGCCCGGATGGAGGCGAGGAAGCTCCTCACCTTCTTCGTCGAGGTTAACGCCACTTTTAAATAACTACCATGTCAATAGTTCTGGGATACCGATGGAGATCACTATCACAAACGATACAAGGAACGAGCTCCTCTACCGCAAAGAAGTGGAGTTCACCATGACCTATGAGGGCGCAACCCCTTCAAGGAAACAGATCATCGGGAAGATTGCCGCACTTCTCAATGCAAAGGAAGAGACGATGGTCCTTGACCCCGTCAGAACACGGTTTGGATCCGGTGATGCAGCCGGGAATGCACGTATCTATGATACCGTCGAGGCACGTGACCGGACCGAGCGTTCATATCTGATCAACCGTGGCCAGCCGAAGGCAGAAGCGGAGGAGTAAGGGATGGTAGCACGTTACAAGCTCTACTCCATCGAAGGTGAGAAGGCAGTCGCAGGAAAGCGCCACTGCCCACGCTGCGGACCCGGCGTCTTCCTTGCCGAGCATGCCGACCGTCAGGCATGTGGAAAATGCGGTTTTACCGAATTTAAGAAGTAACAATACATGCCTCGCATCGGGCAGGTACTGGGGATTGAAGGGACAGCATGGAACCTCAGTGCCGCTGTTTTTGATGATGATCTTATCTCACTGAGATCATCTCCATATATTCCACCTCATGGCGGTATTCACCCCCGTGAGGCCGCGCAGCATCATGCATCGGTTATGAAGGAGGTCATCGCGGATGCCCTTGCCGATGCTGGTGAGATCACCGGGGTCGCCTTCTCACAGGGACCGGGGCTTGGCCCCTGTCTCAGGACGGTTGCGACCGCCGCCCGATCGCTCGCCCTCTCTCTGGATGTTCCGCTGATCGGCGTCAACCACTGTGTCGCGCATATCGAGATCGGGAGGTTTGCAACCGGCTATACCGATCCGATCGTCCTCTATGCAAGCGGCGCCAATACCCAGGTCCTCGGCTATCTCAACGGGAGGTACCGGATCTTTGGGGAGACGCTGGATATCGGGATCGGGAATGGCCTGGATAAGTTCGCACGGTATCACGACCTCCCCCACCCGGGAGGGCCGGCCATCGAGGAGTTTGCGAAGGAGGGGTCGTATATCCCCCTCCCCTATACCGTCAAAGGGATGGATCTGGCGTTTTCCGGTCTCATCTCTGCTGCAAAGGAGGCGGATGCCCCCCTCCCCGATGTCTGCTACAGCCTCCAGGAGACCTCGTTTGCGATGTGCGTCGAGGTGACGGAGCGTGCCCTTGCCCATACCGGCAAGGACGAGGTGATCCTCGTCGGCGGGGTCGGGGTCAATGCCAGGATGCAGGAGATGCTCGCCGCGATGTGCGAGGAGCGTGGAGCGGCCTTCGCCGTCCCCGAGCGGAAGTACATGGGCGACAACGGCGCGATGATCGCCTACACCGGGAGGGTGATGCTGGCAAGCGGCCAGACGATCCCGATCAGCGAGTCGCGGGTGAATCCCGGATTCCGGTCCGATCAGGTGGAAGTCGGGTGGCGCAGCGATACCGGATCGATCTTTGCCGGTGCACGGGACGGCGATACCGTCCGTGGAGCCGAGGCAGAGGTTGATCTCTCCGGGGACGATGTGGTGAAGCGGCGCCTGAAGAAGGGATACCGCCACCCCCGTCTTGACGCGATGCTGATCCGGGAGCGTACCCGTGCCGAGGCGAGGATCCTCTCTGCTGCACGGCGTGCCGGGGTTGCGACCCCGGTGATCCGTGATCTGACGGCAGATTCGATCACCATGGAGAAGGTGATCGGATCAGAGCTGAAGTACGTCCTTGACCAGGCCACTGCAGAGAAGGCTGGAACGGCGGTCGGGAAGCTGCATACGGCAGGGATCGTCCACGGCGACCTGACGACGAGCAATATGATCCTCCGCGATGGGGAGATTGTGCTGATCGACTTTGGCCTTGGCCAGATCACCGGCGAGATCGAGGCACGCGGCGTTGATCTCCATGTCTTCTTCCAGACGCTTGAGAGCACGATGCCGGATGCCGAGGATCTGAAGGCAGCGTTCCTCAGTGGATACCGGGAGACATTCCCCCATGCCGATGATGTGGTGGAACGGGAGCATGAGATCGAGCTCCGGGGGCGGTACCTCTGAAGATCACCGTCGTGACCGGCAACCGGCATAAGGTCGATGAGGTCGCCTCCTTCTTCTCCGGTATCGCTGAGATCGAACATCTCGATCGCGAACTCCCCGAGATCCGGGATGAGGATGTCGGAACGGTCGCCCGGCAGAAGGCAGAGGCAGCCTGGGATCTGATCGGCCGGCCCCTCATCGTTGATGATACCGGGTTCTTCATCGCCGCCCTCAACGGGTTCCCCGGGGCGACGGCGGCGTATGTGATGAAGACGATCGGCAATCCCGGTATCCTGAAGCTGATGGAGGATCAGGTGGACCGATCCGCATATTTTGAGACGGCCATCGCCTATGCATCAGAGGAGGGGGTCCGGGTCTTCACCGGGAGGATCGATGGAACGGTCCTCGGGACACCCCGTGGAGAAGGCGGGTTTGGGTATGATCCCATCTTCTCCTATGATGGCCGGGCACTTGCCGAGATGCCGATGGCGGAGAAGAGCCTCGTCTCCCATCGCGGCCGGGCACTTGCGGCATTTCGGGACTGGTTTGTATCAGGAATATAACAATGGTTAAGACGTTTTGGCGTCCACTAATAAGAACGCAATCTCGTGGTGTTTACTATGGCACGGTTTCCAGAAGCTGAAGCACGATTACTCAATGTCAAGGTCTGCATGAAATGCAGCTCACGGAACGCTATCCGGGCAACAACCTGCAGGAAATGCGGTTCCAACCAGCTTAGAACGAAGAACAAGGAACGGAAGGCATAACCGACCGCTCACTCAATTTTTTTTACGCGTTATAATACGTGACCCTCTTCCCGACCGAGCTGTACTCTCCGGCGAAGGTCTCGATGTTCCGTTTATACCCGATCCGATCGGTGATCCCAAAGTCACGGACCTTCTCCCGCACCCGCATCACCTCGTCGGTATCTTCCCAGTTACTGGTATAGACATAGATGACGAGACGGTCATCGCGGGACTGGGGATTTGGCTTTGCGGTGCTGACCTTGGCGGAGATACCGAGATCCCCGACCCATGTCGCATCCCGGATCTGCTCCCAGATGGGATCGGCCTGATCTTTTTCAAGGAAGATGAGCCATTTCCCGGCAGCTTCGGCATTGACCGCCTCGGGATGGCTGCCGGGCGCATCCTGGATGATCCAGTGCATCCTGACCGTACGTGACGGGAGGATTCCTTCGCCTTCACGGTAGAGGGCGGCGATGGCGTCTGCATCCCCGGGGTCGCTCCTGATCGCCTCTGCAAGCGGCGGGTATTCCCCCTCGAATGAGGCGAGTGCTTCTTCGCAGGCGGTTCTGAGATCATCGGGGCGGTGGATGAGATCAAAGAGGGGAGTATTCTTCGCCTCCAGCCTCTTGCCAAAAAAGATGGTGAAGATGCCAAAGGCGATCCCGGCGAGTGATTCGGTCTCCTCCATTGAACCACCTCTTAGATCGTGTTGAGCTGATCCTGTGCGATCTGTGCCGCCTTCTCACCCGAGAGGAGCATCCCGCCAAAGACCGCCCCCATCCGTGCTTCACCTGCGACGGCGTTTGCGGCCATACCACAGGCGATGACGCCGGGGAAGATCTCACGGGTGTGGTCGAGGATGTTCGTCTCCGCCCGCTCAGCCCACATGAAGCTCTCGCCATGGATGGTGATCTCCCCTTTCTTCTTCTTGATGCAGTGGGCGACGACGGCGTCATGGCCGGTTGCGTCGATGGTCACCTTCGCCGAGAGGGTAAGGGGATCGACATGGAGGCCGGTCATCTCGACCGGGGTGGAGGTGATGACGAGGCCCGAGACCCTGCCGTCCCCCTTGATGACGACATCCTCAACCGAGGTGAGATTGAAGAACTCTGCCCCGGCATCACAGGCTGCTGCTGTCAGTTTTGCAACGGACTCAACGGATGATGCGACATAATAGCCGGGCTCAAAAAGAGTCGATCGGATCCCGAAGTGATCGAGGAGCCGTTTGCCCTCCTCCTGGACGACGATCCGGGGGAAGGTCATGCCGCCGCCCCACATCCCGCCGCCGACGGAGAGCTTCTTCTCGATGACGGCGACCTTCTTTCCTTCTCCTGCTGCCAGGGCGGCACAGACCAGGCCGGAGGGACCTCCCCCGACGATGGCGATATCGAGATCCAGGTAGTCGGAGAAGATCGCTGCATGGGTCTGCAGGATCGCCCTGCTGATGGTCACTTCGTCAAGTTTCATCTGATTCCTCACCCGATATAGTGGTGTTTATCCTACTAATAGTATCGCGATCTTCGTTCGCAGGTATTATGAGTTCGAAAGAACAAAGATTAACGTATGGAATGGAAGCGCGACTATGGCCTCACCACGAGGATAATGTTTACGTGGTTTCTGCTCCTCCTCGTCTACCTCGTCTTCCTTGCCGCACTTCAGGCGATTTTGGGATTTTCGTTCCACCTTCTGGTCGCCATCGCCTTTGTGATGGCGTTTGGCCAGTACTTCTTCTCCGCCAGACTGGTGCTGATGAGTACCGGTGCCCGTGTGGTGGAAGAGGATGAGTACCCTGAGCTGCACCGGATGGTTGAACGGCTCTGTGCAATCGCAGACCTCCCCAAGCCGAGGATTGCGATTATGCAGTCCCCGGTTCCAAATGCCTTTGCAACCGGGAGGAATCCAAAGGATGGTGTCGTCGCGGTCACCGACTCGATCATGCGGATCCTGACGAAGGAAGAGCTGGAGGGAGTTCTTGCTCATGAACTGGCACATATCAAGAATCGGGATATGATGTCGATGACGATCGCAAGTTTCCTTGCGATGGCGGCAGCGTTGATTGTGCAGAACGCACTCTTTGCCTCCCTCTTTGACCGGCGGGAAGGCAATCCCTGGATGATCGCCTGGATCGTTGCGATCCTCGTCTATGTGGCGGCGACCCTCCTGATCCGGACACTTTCACGGTACCGTGAGTTCACAGCCGACCGGGGTGCAGCCTATATCACGAATAATCCACGGGCACTCCAGAGTGCGCTGATGAAGATCAGCAACCGGATGGATTCGGTGCCTGCGGAGAAGAAGCATGAGGTGGAGGGGGCAAACGCCTTCTTCATCATCCCTGCACTCACCGGCAAGTCACTGATGGAGCTCTTCTCGACCCATCCGCCCCTTGAGAAGCGGATCGCTGAGCTTGAGAAGGTCCAGGAAGAGATCCGGGGATACTAACCCCCCTTCTTTTCTGAAGCAGATTCGTAATCCTTAAATCTCTTCGGGGATAATAGTAAAGAGCATCGCATCGATGGTCTAGTGGTATGACTTTGGCCTTCCAAGCCAATAGCCCGGGTTCAATTCCCGGTCGATGCATCTTCTTCTGAGCATTTCGATTGGTTTTTATCATCGCATAGTACAAATCTGCTGATGAAATACTGGTGCTATGGTATCTGCCTTCTTCTGATCCTTGCCTGCGGGTGTGTCGCAGAGGAGGAGAGGGGGGAAGCCGGAGAACTTCGGGAGTATCTCCTTGCTGCCGCCTCCTATGCGGAGATGAACGGGAAGGATGCGGCTCTTGCCGAATTCGGGAGGCGGGATGGTGCGTTCACGTATGATGGACGGTATGTCTATGCCTATGATGACGACTGTATCCTCCTTGCCCACCCGTATGAGGAGGCGAGCGTCGGGCTGAATCGCTCCGGGTGGACGGACAGCCGGGGGCTCCCGGTGATCCGGATCGGATCTGATGTTGCACAGGCGGGAGGCGGCTATATCACGTACCTTTATCCACGGCCAGGGGATGCCGGGATCGATGAGGCGGCCTTCTCAACCTATGAGCTGAAGCTCGGCTATGTCCTTTCCGCAGGCGAAGGATGGTGGATCGGATCCGGGGTTGCTCTTGCCGATATCACCCAGGGCGAGGGCTATCCCCCGGTGATCCGGGATATGGTGGCACTGGTCGAGGACGGGGCCGCCTATGCTGAGCATGAAGGGACCGGGGCGGCCCGTGCGGCCATCTCTGATCCCGCCGGCCGGTTCGTAACAGGCGACGGCCACTACCTCTATGCCTACCAGTACGATGGGACGCTGGTCGCCCACCCCCATCTGCCGGAGCTGATCGGGTCAAACCTCATCGACCGCGAGGACCAGTATGGGATGCGGATGATCGAGAGCCTTGCGACGACGGCCCGGGATGGTGGCGGGTTCGTCGTCTTCATCTGGCCAAATCCTGAGGAAGGGAACCGCGATGAGCTGAAGATCGGGTATGTGATGGCGGTGGATGATGACTGGTGGCTCGGGTCCGGGGTGTACCTGAGTGAGGTGACGGGGGAGTATACCCCGATTCCGGCATGATGGAAGGGAGGTATTCCCCCTTCTTTGTTTGAAAAGGGTTATACGTCAGGGTGGAGAATAGATACAGGAAGAGGGACTCGTGGTCTAGCTGGTTATGACGCCGCCTTCACACGGCGGAGATCTCGTGTTCGAATCACGACGAGTCCATGCCTTTTTGTCGTCCGTTTGTAAATTCGGGCTCATAATGTCGCTTATTAGTATCGTTTTCTTGTCGGATGTCGTTTTAAGGGCATATAGCGCGTGATCTAAGAATCGGGAAGCTTTAAAGCCTTTTTCCTTGATGAAAGCATGGTGATCTGGATCTATGGTGAGAGAGATCCTTTTTCTAATTCGTTCAGGAATAGGTTATTTTTGTTTTTTAGGCTTATTTGTCATTCTCTTTCTCCTGTACGTACATGAGCGTACATATACGTACACTAAGATAAGCGGCTCAGTGGACAAATGACAGATGTCTCTAAGGTGGTGGAGAGGAGCAGGATCCGGCCGTGAAGGGCTGGTTCCTGTGGATCGATGCTGCATGTCGTCTGCTGATAGCGTGGATCCGGGTGAGGTGTATATTCCGGAGTGGGATCAGCTGGTTGCTCCTGATGAGATGGCCGATTGTGGGGGCTCCGGGGGGTGTGGGATGCAGGCGTGATCGTTCCCTGTGAGGGTTCGGCTTTGCGGCTGGGGATAAGAGTCAGGTAAGGATCCATGTTCCTGGCCTGCCTCCGTCTTATCTGGACCTGGCTGATTACGGCCAGGCCAGGGATCTTCCGGTCTATCTGGACGAATATCAAAAAACGCTTATCCCTGTTGATCAAGCGGATCGGCGTGTGGGCGTGTGGTATATCTCCCGGTCTGAAAAGGCGATCCTGTTTGCTATCCGGGGGCGGCGGTTCGGGTTCTATCTGATAACTGCGTTTATCGGGCTTCGTAGATCTCTCCGGGAGATCTGATTTCTCCGGATTTACTCTTTCTTTTTCTCCTCTTCTCCCTATTTTCTCCTTTGACTTCTCCTTAAGTAGAATCCGGGCCGGTGCGGCGTCTTACGTGCTCGCATGAATGGCAGCACAAAAACATAGCGGGGAGAAATAAAGTGTCCGGTATGCGGTAAATATCGGATAGAATTGATAAAGGGCGGTTCTAATGGATCAAAATGCGATAACAATAATGGATACAATAGCGACGGGGATCCTGTTTCTGTTGCTGATAGTGTGGCTCCTTTTTCTTCCTCCGATCCTCCGGCTGGTTTCTCGGTTTCTCCTGTGGATCGGGGATCGGATCCATTACCAGAGACTCCGGCGAGGGGATCCTCTGTGGCCTCTTAGGGGGCGGTTCCGGCGATAAAAACCTCTGGATCCTTTGTTATGGCGGTTCTTGCCGTGGTGTTCGTTGCCGGGCTGGCTGGGGCTATCTATTCGATCTTAAGGGCTCGATCTGATGAGGAGGAGATAAAGCGGGCGGTTGCTGCTACTGTTCCTCGGCGTTCTCCGGGGTCTTTGGGGTGGGCCTGATGTTCGGCGGGATCGATCTTCCTCTCCGGGGGGTAAAGATCATTGAAAGGATTATGATGATTCTGGCCTCCGGGCTCGGTTTGCGGAGACGGGCCGGGCCTCGATGGTGATCAGCTTAGAACGCTATACCGTAAACGTGGAGGTGATCGAAGATGGAAGGTTTGAATAAAACCGATATAACGGCGGATCTTATCATAGACGGGGATTTCATCGAGGAGGAGGAAGAAAAGGTTTCTGATGGCGGGGATAGGGTGGATCATCCGCTTATAGCGCTGATCGATATTGGGATCAAAACGTCCGAAGGATACCTTTAGGGCAAAGAGTTGCCGGGGCCTAATACGGCGCTCTGGTACTATATGCCAGATGGAGAGATCCCGGATGATCCTCGGATCGCTCTGGCTCTTGGTGTCGGGGGGCTGGCGCTGGCCTTTACTCCTACACTAATTGCGGTAAAAGGTTAGGCTGAGAAGGGGAAGGAGAAGGCGGCGGCGCTGGAAGAAGAAGATCATAGAGAGGTTGGGCCTCTTTCTACTTGGGCGGCTCGTCTGGATGGTATGAGCGTGTGGGGGATCTAATATGGATCTCTCTGATCTCTCCCGGCCGATTCATCGG is part of the Methanocalculus alkaliphilus genome and encodes:
- a CDS encoding 50S ribosomal protein L40e, which translates into the protein MARFPEAEARLLNVKVCMKCSSRNAIRATTCRKCGSNQLRTKNKERKA
- a CDS encoding putative phosphothreonine lyase domain-containing protein, translating into MEETESLAGIAFGIFTIFFGKRLEAKNTPLFDLIHRPDDLRTACEEALASFEGEYPPLAEAIRSDPGDADAIAALYREGEGILPSRTVRMHWIIQDAPGSHPEAVNAEAAGKWLIFLEKDQADPIWEQIRDATWVGDLGISAKVSTAKPNPQSRDDRLVIYVYTSNWEDTDEVMRVREKVRDFGITDRIGYKRNIETFAGEYSSVGKRVTYYNA
- a CDS encoding cache domain-containing protein, with the translated sequence MKYWCYGICLLLILACGCVAEEERGEAGELREYLLAAASYAEMNGKDAALAEFGRRDGAFTYDGRYVYAYDDDCILLAHPYEEASVGLNRSGWTDSRGLPVIRIGSDVAQAGGGYITYLYPRPGDAGIDEAAFSTYELKLGYVLSAGEGWWIGSGVALADITQGEGYPPVIRDMVALVEDGAAYAEHEGTGAARAAISDPAGRFVTGDGHYLYAYQYDGTLVAHPHLPELIGSNLIDREDQYGMRMIESLATTARDGGGFVVFIWPNPEEGNRDELKIGYVMAVDDDWWLGSGVYLSEVTGEYTPIPA
- a CDS encoding sulfide-dependent adenosine diphosphate thiazole synthase, encoding MKLDEVTISRAILQTHAAIFSDYLDLDIAIVGGGPSGLVCAALAAGEGKKVAVIEKKLSVGGGMWGGGMTFPRIVVQEEGKRLLDHFGIRSTLFEPGYYVASSVESVAKLTAAACDAGAEFFNLTSVEDVVIKGDGRVSGLVITSTPVEMTGLHVDPLTLSAKVTIDATGHDAVVAHCIKKKKGEITIHGESFMWAERAETNILDHTREIFPGVIACGMAANAVAGEARMGAVFGGMLLSGEKAAQIAQDQLNTI
- the htpX gene encoding zinc metalloprotease HtpX, which codes for MEWKRDYGLTTRIMFTWFLLLLVYLVFLAALQAILGFSFHLLVAIAFVMAFGQYFFSARLVLMSTGARVVEEDEYPELHRMVERLCAIADLPKPRIAIMQSPVPNAFATGRNPKDGVVAVTDSIMRILTKEELEGVLAHELAHIKNRDMMSMTIASFLAMAAALIVQNALFASLFDRREGNPWMIAWIVAILVYVAATLLIRTLSRYREFTADRGAAYITNNPRALQSALMKISNRMDSVPAEKKHEVEGANAFFIIPALTGKSLMELFSTHPPLEKRIAELEKVQEEIRGY
- the rdgB gene encoding RdgB/HAM1 family non-canonical purine NTP pyrophosphatase — its product is MKITVVTGNRHKVDEVASFFSGIAEIEHLDRELPEIRDEDVGTVARQKAEAAWDLIGRPLIVDDTGFFIAALNGFPGATAAYVMKTIGNPGILKLMEDQVDRSAYFETAIAYASEEGVRVFTGRIDGTVLGTPRGEGGFGYDPIFSYDGRALAEMPMAEKSLVSHRGRALAAFRDWFVSGI
- a CDS encoding bifunctional N(6)-L-threonylcarbamoyladenine synthase/serine/threonine protein kinase, encoding MPRIGQVLGIEGTAWNLSAAVFDDDLISLRSSPYIPPHGGIHPREAAQHHASVMKEVIADALADAGEITGVAFSQGPGLGPCLRTVATAARSLALSLDVPLIGVNHCVAHIEIGRFATGYTDPIVLYASGANTQVLGYLNGRYRIFGETLDIGIGNGLDKFARYHDLPHPGGPAIEEFAKEGSYIPLPYTVKGMDLAFSGLISAAKEADAPLPDVCYSLQETSFAMCVEVTERALAHTGKDEVILVGGVGVNARMQEMLAAMCEERGAAFAVPERKYMGDNGAMIAYTGRVMLASGQTIPISESRVNPGFRSDQVEVGWRSDTGSIFAGARDGDTVRGAEAEVDLSGDDVVKRRLKKGYRHPRLDAMLIRERTRAEARILSAARRAGVATPVIRDLTADSITMEKVIGSELKYVLDQATAEKAGTAVGKLHTAGIVHGDLTTSNMILRDGEIVLIDFGLGQITGEIEARGVDLHVFFQTLESTMPDAEDLKAAFLSGYRETFPHADDVVEREHEIELRGRYL